One region of Camelina sativa cultivar DH55 chromosome 6, Cs, whole genome shotgun sequence genomic DNA includes:
- the LOC104793016 gene encoding ABSCISIC ACID-INSENSITIVE 5-like protein 3 produces MGSIRGNIEEPISQSLTRQNSLYSLKLHEVQTHLGSSGKPLGSMNLDELLKTVLSPEEEGLVRQGSLTLPRDLSKKTVDEVWRDIQLDKNGNTTTTTTAAHKQPTLGEITLEDLLLKAGVVTETIAPQENVVNIASHGQWVEYHQPGQQQGFMPYPVCEMQDIVMMGGLSDTPKAHGRKRVAGDIVEKTVERRQKRMIKNRESAARSRARKQAYTHELEIKVERLEEENEKLRKLKEVEKILPSEPPPDPKWKLRRTNSASL; encoded by the exons ATGGGTTCTATTAGAGGAAACATTGAAGAGCCAATCTCTCAGTCATTAACTAGGCAGAACTCTCTCTATAGCTTAAAGCTCCATGAGGTTCAAACCCATTTAGGAAGTTCAGGAAAACCACTAGGAAGCATGAACCTTGATGAACTTCTCAAGACTGTCTTGTCACCAGAAGAGGAAGGTCTTGTTCGTCAGGGAAGCTTGACTTTGCCTCGAGATCTCAGTAAAAAGACAGTTGATGAGGTTTGGAGAGATATCCAACTAGACAAGAATGGaaacactactactactactactgctGCTCATAAGCAGCCTACGCTGGGTGAAATCACACTTGAGGATTTGTTGTTGAAAGCTGGTGTAGTGACTGAGACAATAGCTCCACAAGAAAACGTTGTGAACATAGCTTCACATGGGCAATGGGTTGAGTACCATCAGCCTGGACAACAACAAGGGTTTATGCCATATCCGGTTTGTGAGATGCAAGACATAGTGATGATGGGTGGTTTATCGGATACACCAAAAGCGCATGGGAGGAAAAGAGTGGCTGGAGATATTGTGGAGAAGACTGTTGAGAGGAGACAGAAGAGGATGATCAAGAACAGAGAATCTGCAGCACGTTCACGAGCTAGGAAACAG GCTTATACTCATGAGTTAGAGATCAAGGTTGAAaggttagaagaagaaaatgaaaaacttcGGAAGCTAAAG GAGGTGGAGAAGATCCTACCAAGTGAACCACCGCCTGATCCTAAGTGGAAGCTCCGGCGAACAAACTCTGCTTCTCTCTGA
- the LOC104793017 gene encoding pentatricopeptide repeat-containing protein At2g41080-like gives MHCSVSSVVRPLSADPATAIATLCSKGNLREAFQRFRLNIFTNTSLFTPFIQSCTTRQSLPSGKQLHCLLVVSGFSSDKFICNHLMSMYSKLGDFPSAVALYGRMPKKNYMSSNILINGYVRAGDLLSARNVFDEMPDRKLTTWNAMIAGLIQFECNEEGLSLFRDMHGLGFWPDEYTLGSVFSGSAGLRSVFIGQQIHGYTIKYGLELDLVVNSSLAHMYMRNGKLRDGEIVIRSMPVRNLVAWNTLIMGNAQNGCPETVLYLYKMMKISGCRPNKITFVTVLSSCSDLAIRGQGQQIHAEAIKIGASSVVAVVSSLISMYSKCGCLEDAAKAFSEREDEDEVMWSSMISAYGFHGQGDVAIKLFNTMVEKTEMEINEVAFLNLLYACSHSGLKDKGLELFDMMVEKYGFKPGLKHYTCVVDLLGRAGSLDQAEAKIRSMPIKPDTIIWKTLLSACNLHKNTEMAQRVFQEILQIDPNDSACYVLLANVHASAKRWRDVSEVRKLMRDKNVKKEAGISWFEHKGEVYHFKMGDRSQSTSKEIYSYLKELTQEMKLKGYKPDTASVLHDMDEEEKESDLVQHSEKLAVAYALMILPEGVPIRIIKNLRVCSDCHVAFKYISVIKKREITLRDGSRFHHFINGKCSCSDYW, from the coding sequence ATGCACTGCTCAGTATCCTCTGTTGTTCGTCCACTATCAGCAGATCCTGCAACAGCCATAGCCACTTTGTGCTCAAAAGGAAACCTCCGAGAAGCTTTTCAGAGATTCCGACTCAACATCTTCACGAACACTTCTCTCTTCACCCCTTTTATCCAATCATGCACCACCAGACAATCTCTTCCGTCTGGGAAACAGCTTCATTGCCTCCTCGTCGTCTCCGGATTCTCCTCCGACAAGTTCATATGCAATCACCTCATGAGCATGTACTCAAAGCTTGGAGATTTCCCTTCAGCCGTCGCGTTGTATGGTCGTATGCCTAAGAAGAATTACATGTCATCTAACATACTTATCAATGGGTATGTGCGTGCTGGGGATTTGCTAAGTGCCCGGAacgtgttcgatgaaatgcctgatAGAAAGCTCACCACTTGGAATGCCATGATTGCTGGATTGATTCAGTTTGAGTGTAACGAAGAGGGTTTGAGTTTGTTTAGAGATATGCACGGATTAGGGTTTTGGCCCGACGAGTACACTCTTGGTAGTGTGTTTAGCGGATCTGCTGGGTTGCGGTCAGTGTTCATAGGGCAGCAGATTCATGGCTACACGATCAAATATGGGCTTGAGTTGGATTTAGTTGTTAATAGTTCGTTGGCTCATATGTATATGAGAAATGGGAAATTGAGAGATGGTGAAATTGTCATTAGATCAATGCCTGTTCGTAATTTGGTTGCATGGAATACACTCATCATGGGGAATGCTCAAAACGGATGTCCTGAAACCGTGCTTTATCTGTATAAGATGATGAAAATCTCTGGTTGTAGGCCTAACAAGATCACATTTGTAACTGTGCTCAGTTCTTGTTCAGACTTGGCGATTAGAGGTCAAGGTCAGCAGATTCATGCGGAAGCTATTAAGATTGGGGCTAGCTCTGTAGTAGCTGTGGTTAGTTCATTGATCAGTATGTATTCAAAATGTGGGTGTCTTGAAGATGCAGCTAAAGCTTTCTCAGAAcgtgaagatgaagatgaagtgaTGTGGAGCTCGATGATTTCTGCTTATGGGTTTCATGGACAAGGCGATGTGGCAATCAAATTGTTTAATACAATGGTAGAGAAAACCGAAATGGAGATCAATGAGGTCGCGTTTCTAAACTTGCTTTATGCGTGTAGCCATTCTGGTTTAAAAGACAAAGGGCTTGAGTTGTTTGACATGATGGTGGAAAAATACGGCTTCAAGCCTGGTTTAAAACACTACACTTGTGTGGTGGACTTGCTTGGTCGAGCAGGCAGTTTGGATCAAGCCGAGGCAAAAATTAGGTCTATGCCAATCAAACCAGACACCATTATATGGAAAACACTGTTATCTGCGTGTAACTTACACAAAAACACAGAAATGGCACAGAGAGTCTTTCAAGAAATTCTTCAGATTGACCCTAATGACTCCGCTTGTTACGTCCTGCTTGCAAATGTTCACGCCTCAGCTAAGAGATGGCGTGATGTCTCAGAGGTGAGAAAACTAATGAGAGATAAGAATGTGAAGAAAGAAGCTGGAATCAGCTGGTTTGAACACAAAGGTGAAGTGTATCATTTTAAGATGGGAGATCGTTCTCAATCTACATCAAAAGAGATCTACTCATATCTAAAAGAGCTGACGCAGGAGATGAAGTTGAAGGGATACAAGCCTGATACAGCGTCAGTGTTGCATGATATGGATGAGGAGGAGAAAGAATCAGACTTGGTGCAGCACAGCGAGAAACTAGCGGTTGCATATGCGCTCATGATATTACCTGAAGGTGTACCCATTAGAATAATCAAGAACTTGCGGGTTTGCAGTGATTGCCATGTTGCTTTCAAATATATATCCGTGATCAAGAAGCGAGAGATCACGTTAAGAGATGGTAGCAGATTCCATCATTTCATTAACGGGAAGTGTTCTTGCAGCGATTATTGGTAG